From the Hydrogenimonas thermophila genome, the window ATAGAGTTAGAAAAAAATCTTTTAGAAAAAAAGAGAAAAATCTTACAAGCCGTGTATGATAAAAAAGTAAACTATCTTATGAAAGCTAAAACTATTGTACAGCTTGGTAACGATATGTCAAAATTTAATGTATATGTTACAAAAATCACAAATAAAGATAATCAATTTATTCTTTCATTATATGCATCAAATGAAAAAAATATAACCAACTTCATAAAATACTTGACAAATCATTACAATCAAATAGTTTACACCGATATAGAAAAGATATATAAAGATAAAAATGGTATATATAGAGGTGATTTAAAGGTCAAAATGTTATGAAAATAGTCGAAGATATTCTTGAAAAACTTGATAACTATTTTGAGCATAAAAAAGAGAGTGAATTTTACATTATAGTACTGGGTACAGTTTTTGCAATAGGAATGTTTTCATACAACATTCTTATTCCAGAAACAGAAGATATGCTCAAAAAAGATTTACAAATTCAAAACAGGCTGAAAGCTCAACTGACAAAAGAGAAAAACTATTTAAAGTCTGTAACAGTAAATGGTGATAACAGATACAAAATTAAAAAATTGCAAAAAGAGATTAAAACCTTAAAAGCAACTCTTAATAATTTAAAAGAGTTAAATGAATATTCTGACTATCAGATTCGCAAACTTCAAGAGCTGCTTTTCAATGAAGAGAATTGGGCAAAGTTTCTTGATTCAATAGCAAAAAAGGCTAATGACAATAGCGTTGATATCGATATTATTTCAAATACTTTTATTCAAAATCAAAAAAACTTTGGACATGTTCTTGAGATTGGTATAGAGTGTGAAGGTAATTATCAAAGTATCATATCATTTATAAACGATATTGAAGAGAGTGAACTTGTTGTTGATGTATATGATATTGTACTTGAAAAAGAAAAAAAATTAAGAGCAAACTTTAAGGTATCGGTATGGGGTATAAGTTATTAATAAAAATTTTTTTATTGTCGATTCTAACTGTTGAAGCAGTTTTTGCTTTAACAGATATTGAAAGAATCGATAAACTTGTAAAAGATATTAAAAAAGAGCGTATTGGTTTAAGTAAAACTGATGCAAAGAAAGCTAAAAATCCTTTTGTAAAAGCTGTACAAAAGAGACAAGAGCTTAAACATGTAAAAAAATATAAAAAGAGAAAATATAATAAAAGGCTTTCTTTAAAAGCAATTGTAAATAACAGAGCAAAAATAAACTATAAATGGTACAGTCATAACTCTACTATTAATGGCTATAAAATAATAAAAATTTCAAATGACTATGTTGTACTTAAAAGAGGTAACAGAACTATATATCTTTACCTAAAAAACAAAAAAAACAAAAATATAAAATTTTCTTCTAATTAAAGGTTAAAGCAATGAGATTACAAAATTTAACACTATCACTTCTTTCTACAATACTTTGTATATCTGTTTATACAACAGACATATATGCTGCATGTGAAGAGAATATTTTCAATATAAAAGCTAAAGCTGGAGTTCGTATATCTGAAATTATTGATCAATTAGCCCAAGAGTGCGATTTAACACTTATTATAAAAGACAACGATGCAAAAAAAAAGCTAAACACTCCTATGAACAGACTCTCATTAAAAGATGCTACTCTACAGGAAGTTTTGAATGTAGTTTTAAATGAGTATAACTTGAACTACTCAATTGAAGGAAATGTTTTAAAAATATCATACTTACTTACAAAAACATTTCACGTTGATTATATTGGAACAGAAAGACAAAGTAATAGCAATACAAAAGTTTCGCTGACAAGCGGTTCATCATCTACACAAAGTATGAGTTCTGGCGACTCTGAAAGTGGAATGGAAATTACATCTGATGATATATTTATTTTTTGGTCAGAATTTTCAGAACAGATAAAAAATATTTTGAATCGACCAGGAGATGAGTACCAAGCTGGGGAACCTGTTATTGACAGAGAGTCTGGTCTTATAACAATTACAGGGACAAAAAAACAGCTTGATCGTGTTGAAAACTACATTAAACAACTAATGGACCGCCTGCATAAACAGGTAATGATTGATGTAAAAATGTATGCTGTTGTCTTAAATGAAGGAAAACAGACAGGTATTGAC encodes:
- the pilO gene encoding type 4a pilus biogenesis protein PilO — translated: MKIVEDILEKLDNYFEHKKESEFYIIVLGTVFAIGMFSYNILIPETEDMLKKDLQIQNRLKAQLTKEKNYLKSVTVNGDNRYKIKKLQKEIKTLKATLNNLKELNEYSDYQIRKLQELLFNEENWAKFLDSIAKKANDNSVDIDIISNTFIQNQKNFGHVLEIGIECEGNYQSIISFINDIEESELVVDVYDIVLEKEKKLRANFKVSVWGISY